GCAACTGCGCGTACCCCGTGATGACGGTCAGTAGGTTGTTGAAGTCGTGTGCGACGCCGCCTGCCAGCCGCCCAACCGCCTCCATCTTTTGCGCCTGTTGGAACTGTTCCTCAAGTTGCTTGCGCTCGGTTATGTCTACCATCACGCCGCGCAGTCCCCGAACACGGTCTGTGCCGTCCCGTATCAGGCGCACAATGTCCTGAAGCCATACCACTCTGCCATCTGCCGCCAGCGCACGATATTGGAGATTGTAATCCTTGCCCTCATCGACGGCCTTGCGACAGAACGCAACGACATGTTCGCGCTCCTCGGGATGGATGTGATTGACCCAGAAGTCCCTTTCGATCAGCCACCTTTCCACAGGATAGCCGAGCACACGCTCAGCCTGGCGACTCACGAAGGTGATCTGCAATGTGGGCACCTCCATTTCCCATACGATGGCATTGAGATCTTGGACGAGGTCGCGAAATCGCCGAGCCAACTCTTGGGCGGCAGTCCGCAAGCTCTCACTTTGCGCCAGGTCGCTCACTGAGATGTCCGCCTGCACCTCCAAGATTTTTTGAATCTCTTTCAAGCCTTGGATTTGCCGCTTGTGGCGGCGGAGTTCCTGTGCCAGATAACCACACAGCAGTGCGGTCACCAGGAAGAGGGGAATCCGCAACAGCTCCATCGGCTCCCCCAGCATACTGTCCCCCCGCCCCAAGTGGAGCCATACGTAGATGGCCGAGGCGCCAAAGGCGATCCCCACGCTCTTGGGCACGTCTTCACCGAGCGTCGCCATTAGAATGGTGAAGTAGAACAGCAACAGGGTGTCGGACCCGATCCCCGAGATCGAATAGAGGACGATTGTCAGCCCGGCGATGTCCAGGAAAAATACGGTGTAGCCCACGGCAGGGTGCTCAAACCAGGTTGCAGGCAGAACACGGATGAGAAGATTAGAAACGAGGTAACCCGTCCCTAGGAACCATAAGAAAGGGGAAAGCTGCTGAAAATGGAAAACGAGGAGGGCCAGGATCACAAAACACAGAGCCGCCCGGAGCTCGAAAAAAATCGAACGCCGCTTGCGCGCTGCACTCATACTCCCTTTTATCATTTCCCGCCAAAGAACCTTCAGATGGGAATTCCCAATTTCAACTTTCGCACGGCCAGAGATTCTACGCCAGCCGCCCTGTCAGCTCAAGGTTAGATCACCACGGGTAGCGTCAAGTATTTTGCATGAATTGGCGACGGGGGCTTTGAGGCACGGAATCTTGCGGTCGCAGTTCTCTGCGGGCAGACCTGGGTACATTACTCGGACGCGGAAGAATTTGGATTCCAACAGCGACCCCCGCCTCTGAGGTGAGGCTGACCGCATCTTTGCACCGGCCGGAGCAGGCGAACAGCTGGGAAATCGCCCACGGTTACTTTCTCATCTTGGTCGCTCATTTGCGCCTCTCCGTCGTGGCCATCTTCCGGGCCATGTCCAGCAGCAACCTTCGATTGGGTTTGGACATCTTGCTGAAGACCTTGAACAGCGCGGCTCCTTCTGTTCCGAAAGGTGGCTCGGGAGGCTTTGGCATTACCGGGGGCGGCTCGGGCTTCCCTTCGCCAGCAAAGAAAAGCTGATACAGCTCCACGTCGAGAGCCTTAGCCCACTTCTCCAGGGTTTCCAGGTTCGGGAGCGTGTGCCCGTTCTCGACACGAGAGACGTAGCAGCGCAGCAGGCCTGTCCGGTGCTGGATGTCGCCTTGGGAGTACCCCTTTGCCTGTCGCAATTCGTAGAGTCGGGTGCCGATGTCCATGTTTCGCCTTCCAAACGTGCCACTACGCCTTACTTCTTCCGCTTCTTGCAGTCGGCGTCTTTGGCTAACTCATGAATTAGTATGTCTGCTGCTGTCTTAGCGCCGCTCATGAGGGGCGCATCGGAGAACCGCTCGCTTCGGGACCAGATCAGATCGCCCGACTTCAGGGTCAGAGTGCCGGACACAACATTGTGCCGTGCTCCCATACTCCCAAAGATGCCCGTATCGGGTGTGGCGCTGTCGGCCATCTCCAGAACAGCATCAGCTTCGTCGGGATTACTGGCAAGGGCGAAGCAGGTTTTCCCCTTGCGCAGGATCTCGCGTGCCTTATCCGCAGCTTGGTTGTTACCCTTGACGAAGATTGACTTCACATGTGCAAGCCTGGGATCAACGTCGTCCTTTTTCCCGGCCCAGAGTGGAATTGCCAGACTCAGAACAACAGACAGAATAACGGCACGTTTCATTCCACACCTCCCATCCAACAGGATCTCGCACGTTTGTGTAAGACCGCTAGAGCGGCTCAGCGCGGGCTTTTTCTGTCCCTGATAGCCTTCACGCGTTCGACCACCTGGTCCCGCGTGACAATCCCTCTCTCTTCCAGCAACTCCACCAGCGCCGTCAGTTGCAGCGAGTTGCTCAGGGTCAGCTCCTCGACGCTGACGGTGATCCTCTTGTCCCAGTCAGTCACGTTTGCCTCCCCGCTTGGCCATCTTCTGCGCCACCGCGAGCAACATCTTCCGGTCGGCCTCATCCATCCGACCTGTGAACCGCTGCAACTTGACGAGGTACCGGGCGTCCTTCAGAGGACTGTCTGCGATCAATTCCTCGATGGTCACCCGCTGGGAAGGTGCAAGGTTTGCGGGTGATCCATCGTTCCCGTGGAAGAGTTGCCAGAGAGGAACCTTCAAGCCTCGGGCAAGCCTCTCCAGGGTTTTGAGGGCCGGTGGCGCGTGCCCGTTCTCTATGCGTGAAATGAATGTACGCGAGAGCCCGGTTCGATGCTCCATGTCGTCCTGGGTGAGGCTCTTAGCGTGCCGCAGTTCTTGCAGTCGTGTGCCGATGTCCATG
This is a stretch of genomic DNA from bacterium. It encodes these proteins:
- a CDS encoding PAS domain-containing protein; the protein is MSAARKRRSIFFELRAALCFVILALLVFHFQQLSPFLWFLGTGYLVSNLLIRVLPATWFEHPAVGYTVFFLDIAGLTIVLYSISGIGSDTLLLFYFTILMATLGEDVPKSVGIAFGASAIYVWLHLGRGDSMLGEPMELLRIPLFLVTALLCGYLAQELRRHKRQIQGLKEIQKILEVQADISVSDLAQSESLRTAAQELARRFRDLVQDLNAIVWEMEVPTLQITFVSRQAERVLGYPVERWLIERDFWVNHIHPEEREHVVAFCRKAVDEGKDYNLQYRALAADGRVVWLQDIVRLIRDGTDRVRGLRGVMVDITERKQLEEQFQQAQKMEAVGRLAGGVAHDFNNLLTVITGYAQLLLGRLEANDPLRQFVDEIQNAGGRAAALTRRLLAFSRKQAITPQVLDLN
- a CDS encoding helix-turn-helix transcriptional regulator → MDIGTRLYELRQAKGYSQGDIQHRTGLLRCYVSRVENGHTLPNLETLEKWAKALDVELYQLFFAGEGKPEPPPVMPKPPEPPFGTEGAALFKVFSKMSKPNRRLLLDMARKMATTERRK
- a CDS encoding helix-turn-helix domain-containing protein — protein: MDIGTRLQELRHAKSLTQDDMEHRTGLSRTFISRIENGHAPPALKTLERLARGLKVPLWQLFHGNDGSPANLAPSQRVTIEELIADSPLKDARYLVKLQRFTGRMDEADRKMLLAVAQKMAKRGGKRD